A single genomic interval of Halorubrum aethiopicum harbors:
- a CDS encoding HTTM domain-containing protein has product MPSRDTPSPNDPDDSVDSHQESADRDETPAPAGSPLARAWERLSSVRDRVRRRFEVDARSLAAVRIALALVILVDLLHRSQDLALFYTDAGVYPVAAYEATYGQYTGVSLHALSGDLWFQGALFVVAGVFAVAFLLGYRTRLVGFVSLLLLFSLQARNPAVLNGGDRLFRVLLAVALVTPLGERWSIDALRRGSARETVASFGTAALLVQPVVVFTSNAILKHAGQEWYAGDGLMIALHNDVMTTALGKVVVDFPALLTLLNYGWVVLLSGSVLFLLGTVDRARMVAAFVYTSAFVGMLLTMAVGLFPLLLMTAMLPFLPGLFWDELARRVPSSWRERLPSEEAALGMLGPLGRPPIERRVLDPDREGWYGEASDYAVAYAKSLLTVLGLLVLVWILVFSAISVGGYDVPEQIDYEHLDQQKWGLYAPDPTESYSWYSSRAYFANGSMGNAFGGGELTFDRPPDPAAEYPNFRHRKFMSAVNSAGPDGIIAESYADWVCERAQEIHEEPVDRVTVYRVYQESPIDGEYDDPGRQIVIERDCSTA; this is encoded by the coding sequence ATGCCGTCACGAGACACCCCGTCCCCGAACGACCCCGACGACTCGGTAGACAGCCACCAGGAGTCGGCCGACCGCGACGAGACGCCCGCTCCGGCCGGGAGCCCGCTCGCGCGAGCGTGGGAACGGCTGTCATCGGTTCGCGACCGCGTGCGCAGGCGGTTCGAGGTCGACGCCCGGTCGCTCGCGGCCGTCCGGATCGCGCTCGCGCTCGTGATCCTGGTCGACCTCCTCCACCGGTCGCAGGACCTCGCGCTGTTTTACACCGACGCGGGCGTCTACCCGGTGGCGGCCTACGAGGCCACCTACGGCCAGTACACCGGCGTCTCGCTCCACGCGCTCTCGGGGGACCTCTGGTTCCAGGGGGCGTTGTTCGTCGTCGCGGGCGTCTTCGCCGTCGCGTTCCTCCTCGGCTACCGGACGCGGCTGGTCGGCTTCGTCTCGCTGTTGCTCCTGTTCTCGCTTCAGGCGCGGAACCCCGCCGTCCTCAACGGCGGCGACCGGCTGTTCCGCGTGCTGTTGGCCGTCGCGCTCGTGACGCCGCTCGGCGAGCGCTGGTCGATCGACGCGCTCCGGCGCGGGTCGGCGAGGGAGACCGTCGCGAGCTTCGGGACCGCGGCGCTTCTCGTCCAGCCGGTGGTCGTGTTCACCTCGAACGCGATCCTGAAACACGCCGGACAGGAGTGGTACGCCGGCGACGGCCTCATGATCGCCTTACACAACGACGTGATGACGACCGCGCTCGGCAAGGTCGTCGTCGACTTCCCGGCGCTCCTGACGCTGCTCAACTACGGCTGGGTTGTGTTGCTCTCCGGGTCCGTGCTGTTCCTCCTGGGGACCGTCGACCGCGCCCGGATGGTCGCCGCCTTCGTCTACACCAGCGCGTTCGTCGGGATGCTGTTGACGATGGCGGTCGGGCTGTTCCCGCTGTTATTGATGACGGCCATGCTCCCGTTCCTCCCGGGACTCTTCTGGGACGAGCTCGCCCGCCGCGTGCCGTCCTCGTGGCGGGAACGGCTCCCGAGCGAGGAGGCGGCGCTCGGGATGCTCGGGCCGCTCGGGCGACCCCCGATCGAGCGGCGGGTCCTCGACCCCGACCGGGAGGGCTGGTACGGGGAGGCGTCCGACTACGCGGTCGCGTACGCCAAGTCGCTTCTGACCGTGCTGGGCCTTCTCGTCCTGGTGTGGATCCTGGTGTTCAGCGCGATCAGCGTCGGCGGGTACGACGTGCCGGAGCAGATCGATTACGAGCACCTCGACCAACAGAAGTGGGGACTGTACGCGCCCGATCCGACGGAGTCGTACAGCTGGTACTCCTCGCGGGCGTACTTCGCGAACGGCTCCATGGGGAACGCGTTCGGCGGCGGGGAGCTCACCTTCGACCGGCCGCCGGACCCGGCCGCCGAGTACCCGAACTTCCGCCACCGGAAGTTCATGTCGGCGGTCAACAGCGCCGGCCCGGACGGGATCATCGCGGAGAGCTACGCCGACTGGGTGTGTGAACGAGCCCAGGAGATCCACGAGGAGCCCGTCGATCGGGTGACCGTCTACCGGGTGTACCAGGAGAGTCCGATCGACGGCGAGTACGACGACCCCGGCCGGCAGATCGTGATCGAACGCGACTGTTCGACCGCCTGA
- a CDS encoding amidohydrolase, protein MELDTVTDAVEDRREELTALARDIWEHPQTAFEETYAADRLISVLAERGFDVEVGVGDVETAFVARYGEGDPVVGTMGEFDALPGLSQRVSATKEPIEAGGNGHGCGHNLFGVGSLGAALAVADAIDEGLEGSVVYVGTPAEEAGAGKVYMARAGAFDDIDAVVSWHPGWYNAPTKGSCLAVDGFEVTVHGESSHAAASPEAGRSALDGLQLLNTAVEYMREHVPDPVRLHYVITEGGDAANVVPPEATGEYLVRAPSRDLVDEVSAWFRRAAEGAALMGDVDVEVTKISGIYGVRPNETLGDAIRETMGEIGAFSVDDPLADDLRESLGDVSGQLEELEPEHRDRARDSAYFTEPIDALDAGEVGSYSTDSGDVSQIVPLGRMTTATWPVGTPPHSWQAVAASGSTGTEGMLYAAKTIGGTLLRLLADEELRAEVVAEFEERGGADGYESAMPDDADPYELLGVERPDFEPTFEAEPPAAGTADDD, encoded by the coding sequence ATGGAACTCGATACGGTGACCGACGCGGTCGAGGACCGGCGCGAGGAGCTCACGGCGCTCGCCCGCGACATCTGGGAGCACCCGCAGACGGCCTTCGAGGAGACGTACGCGGCCGACCGACTGATCAGCGTCCTCGCGGAGCGCGGCTTCGACGTCGAGGTCGGCGTCGGCGACGTCGAGACCGCCTTCGTCGCCCGGTACGGCGAGGGGGACCCGGTCGTCGGCACGATGGGCGAGTTCGACGCGCTCCCCGGCCTCTCACAGCGCGTGAGCGCGACGAAGGAGCCGATCGAGGCGGGCGGAAACGGCCACGGCTGCGGCCACAACCTCTTCGGGGTCGGCTCGCTCGGGGCCGCGCTCGCGGTCGCCGACGCGATCGACGAGGGCCTCGAGGGCTCTGTCGTCTACGTCGGAACGCCCGCCGAGGAGGCCGGCGCGGGGAAGGTGTACATGGCTCGCGCGGGCGCGTTCGACGACATCGACGCGGTGGTCTCCTGGCATCCGGGCTGGTACAACGCGCCCACGAAGGGGTCGTGTCTGGCGGTCGACGGCTTCGAGGTGACCGTCCACGGCGAGTCCTCCCACGCCGCCGCCTCGCCCGAGGCCGGCCGGAGCGCGCTCGACGGTCTCCAGCTCCTCAACACGGCCGTCGAGTACATGCGCGAGCACGTCCCCGACCCGGTCCGGCTCCACTACGTGATCACCGAGGGCGGCGACGCGGCAAACGTCGTCCCGCCGGAGGCGACGGGCGAGTACCTCGTGCGCGCGCCGAGCCGCGACCTCGTCGACGAGGTCTCCGCGTGGTTCCGCAGGGCGGCGGAGGGCGCGGCGCTGATGGGCGACGTCGACGTCGAAGTCACCAAGATCAGCGGGATCTACGGCGTCCGACCGAACGAGACGCTCGGCGACGCCATCCGCGAGACGATGGGCGAGATCGGCGCGTTCTCCGTCGACGACCCGCTCGCCGACGACCTCCGCGAGTCGCTCGGCGACGTGTCGGGGCAGCTCGAGGAACTGGAGCCCGAACACCGCGACCGCGCCCGCGACTCGGCGTACTTCACCGAGCCGATCGACGCGCTCGACGCCGGCGAGGTCGGGTCGTACTCCACCGACTCCGGCGACGTGAGCCAGATCGTCCCGCTCGGCCGGATGACGACGGCGACGTGGCCCGTCGGGACGCCGCCACACTCCTGGCAGGCGGTGGCCGCAAGCGGCTCCACCGGCACGGAGGGAATGCTGTACGCCGCGAAGACGATCGGCGGGACGCTCCTCCGGCTGCTGGCCGACGAGGAGCTCCGCGCCGAGGTCGTCGCCGAGTTCGAGGAGCGCGGCGGCGCGGACGGGTACGAGTCGGCGATGCCGGACGACGCCGACCCCTACGAGCTGCTCGGCGTCGAGCGCCCCGACTTCGAGCCGACCTTCGAGGCCGAGCCGCCGGCTGCCGGCACCGCGGACGACGACTGA
- a CDS encoding cold-shock protein: protein MATGKVDFFNDTGGYGFISTEDEDDDVFFHMEDVGGPDLEEGQELEFDIESSPKGPRATNVVRQ, encoded by the coding sequence ATGGCGACAGGAAAGGTTGATTTCTTCAACGACACTGGCGGCTACGGTTTCATTTCGACTGAGGACGAGGACGACGACGTGTTCTTCCACATGGAGGACGTTGGCGGTCCGGACCTCGAGGAGGGTCAGGAGCTCGAGTTCGACATCGAGTCCTCGCCCAAGGGTCCCCGCGCGACCAACGTCGTTCGGCAGTAA
- a CDS encoding 2Fe-2S iron-sulfur cluster-binding protein, producing the protein MPTVYYQGEEIECEEGAVLRDVLKEAGLSVYNGRSEQFNCRGTGSCGTCAVQVDGEVSEPGRKEKARLWLPPHHPSHDVRLACQTRVEGDVEVTKGRGLWGQHV; encoded by the coding sequence ATGCCGACCGTGTACTACCAGGGCGAGGAGATCGAGTGCGAGGAGGGTGCCGTCTTGCGCGACGTGTTGAAGGAGGCCGGACTGTCGGTGTACAACGGCAGGTCGGAGCAGTTCAACTGTCGCGGAACCGGCTCGTGTGGGACCTGTGCGGTTCAAGTCGACGGCGAAGTCAGCGAGCCGGGCCGCAAGGAGAAGGCCCGACTCTGGCTCCCGCCCCACCACCCCAGCCACGACGTTCGGCTCGCGTGTCAGACCCGCGTCGAGGGCGACGTCGAGGTGACGAAGGGCCGGGGGCTCTGGGGCCAACACGTCTAG